A section of the Hevea brasiliensis isolate MT/VB/25A 57/8 chromosome 17, ASM3005281v1, whole genome shotgun sequence genome encodes:
- the LOC110653912 gene encoding uncharacterized protein LOC110653912 isoform X2 — protein sequence MRWERLQLQQTHQEQGARPQESNGPGKRWGHTCNSIKGGRFFYVFGGYGKDNCQTNQVHVFDTAMQTWSQPEIKGTPPTPRDSHSCTAIGDNLYVFGGTDGMNPLKDLHILDTSSHTWISPTVRGEGPDAREGHSAALVGKRLFIFGGCGKSSNNNDEVYFNDLYILNTETYVWKQAAASGAPPSARDSHTCSSWKNKIIVIGGEDGHDYYLSDVHILDAETLVWKELHTTGQKLTPRAGHSTVAFGKNLFVFGGFTDAQNLYDDLYMLDVDTGVWTKVMTTGIGPSARFSVAGDCLDPQMGGVLVFIGGCNRSLEALDDMFYLYTGLTSMQDERRVEKLSLRKQLKLRCQEQNINSPVHDKAMLRIDTSTDFHHTVPTYAQPSRESFRLNQVQLHQGKKTFQAKVTESFPHGYTIETIIDGKPLRGILFANKPITPQTSNHNNTRKRAGGEIGTGMLNGDHNNKAKVSRILKQDTVDHIQPENAHGKETASHEPKTEAAVAPGLKNLASSDVSQLHEVPANPEPSVAPLNLNDDMITDAPNSDTEFPNTAKDSVSITLSLNQD from the exons ATGAGGTGGGAAAGGCTCCAGCTGCAACAAACCCACCAAGAACAAGGAGCTCGACCACAGGAGAGTAATGGGCCAGGGAAGAGGTGGGGGCATACCTGCAATTCCATTAAAGGAGGGAGGTTTTTTTATGTTTTCGGTGGATATGGTAAAGATAACTGCCAGACCAACCAAGTTCATGTCTTTGACACTG CCATGCAGACTTGGAGCCAACCAGAGATAAAAGGCACACCGCCCACTCCAAGGGACAGCCACAGTTGTACTGCTATTGGTGACAACCTCTATGTGTTTGGGGGCACTGATGGGATGAACCCTCTTAAGGATCTGCATATTTTAGATACTT CATCGCATACATGGATTTCTCCAACAGTGAGAGGAGAGGGACCAGATGCACGTGAGGGTCATAGTGCTGCTCTTGTTGGTAAACGTCTCTTTATATTTGGTGGCTGCGGAAAATCTTCAAATAATAATGATGAAGTGTATTTCAATGATCTTTATATATTAAATACAG AGACATATGTATGGAAACAAGCAGCAGCATCTGGCGCTCCTCCTTCTGCACGTGATAGCCATACATGCTCATCTTGGAAGAACAAAATCATTGTGATTGGTGGTGAAGATGGACATGATTATTATTTGTCTGACGTACACATCCTAGATGCAG AAACTCTTGTATGGAAGGAGCTCCACACTACAGGCCAGAAGTTGACACCTCGAGCTGGTCATTCTACTGTTGCTTTTGgcaagaatttatttgtttttggGGGATTTACAGATGCTCAAAATCTGTATGATGACCTGTATATGCTTGATGTTG ACACCGGTGTATGGACAAAGGTGATGACTACAGGAATTGGACCTTCTGCTAGATTTTCTGTGGCAGGGGACTGTTTAGATCCACAGATGGGTGGTGTACTAGTTTTCATAGGTGGTTGCAATAGGAGTCTTGAGGCACTGGATGATATGTTTTACTTGTACACAG GACTTACAAGCATGCAAGATGAACGGCGGGTAGAAAAATTGTCCTTGAGGAAGCAATTGAAGTTGAGATGCCAAGAACAAAATATTAACTCTCCTGTACATGATAAAGCTATGCTTAGAATTGATACAAGTACTGACTTCCACCACACTGTGCCAACTTATGCCCAACCAA GTAGAGAGAGTTTTCGACTGAATCAAGTGCAGCTTCATCAAGGGAAGAAGACATTTCAAGCCAAAGTTACTGAAAGCTTCCCCCATGGATATACCATTGAAACCATCATAGATGGAAAGCCTCTACGTGGAATATTATTTGCCAACAAGCCAATCACTCCCCAGACGTCTAATCATAATAATACAAG GAAAAGGGCTGGTGGGGAAATTGGCACTGGTATGTTGAATGGTGATCACAACAACAAAGCAAAAGTCTCTAGAATCCTCAAGCAGGATACAGTTGATCACATACAACCAGAAAATGCTCATGGGAAGGAGACTGCATCACATGAACCCAAGACAGAAGCTGCTGTTGCGCCTGGTTTAAAGAACCTTGCATCTTCTGATGTTTCTCAGCTCCATGAG GTCCCTGCAAACCCAGAACCATCTGTAGCTCCTCTGAATTTAAATGATGATATGATAACTGATGCACCAAATTCTGATACTGAATTTCCAAACACAGCCAAGGACTCTGTCTCTATCACTTTGTCCCTAAATCAAG ATTGA
- the LOC110653912 gene encoding uncharacterized protein LOC110653912 isoform X4 — protein MRWERLQLQQTHQEQGARPQESNGPGKRWGHTCNSIKGGRFFYVFGGYGKDNCQTNQVHVFDTAMQTWSQPEIKGTPPTPRDSHSCTAIGDNLYVFGGTDGMNPLKDLHILDTSSHTWISPTVRGEGPDAREGHSAALVGKRLFIFGGCGKSSNNNDEVYFNDLYILNTETYVWKQAAASGAPPSARDSHTCSSWKNKIIVIGGEDGHDYYLSDVHILDAETLVWKELHTTGQKLTPRAGHSTVAFGKNLFVFGGFTDAQNLYDDLYMLDVDTGVWTKVMTTGIGPSARFSVAGDCLDPQMGGVLVFIGGCNRSLEALDDMFYLYTGRESFRLNQVQLHQGKKTFQAKVTESFPHGYTIETIIDGKPLRGILFANKPITPQTSNHNNTRKRAGGEIGTGMLNGDHNNKAKVSRILKQDTVDHIQPENAHGKETASHEPKTEAAVAPGLKNLASSDVSQLHEVPANPEPSVAPLNLNDDMITDAPNSDTEFPNTAKDSVSITLSLNQDGRTPTVEEVDGDPGKINFIGEQ, from the exons ATGAGGTGGGAAAGGCTCCAGCTGCAACAAACCCACCAAGAACAAGGAGCTCGACCACAGGAGAGTAATGGGCCAGGGAAGAGGTGGGGGCATACCTGCAATTCCATTAAAGGAGGGAGGTTTTTTTATGTTTTCGGTGGATATGGTAAAGATAACTGCCAGACCAACCAAGTTCATGTCTTTGACACTG CCATGCAGACTTGGAGCCAACCAGAGATAAAAGGCACACCGCCCACTCCAAGGGACAGCCACAGTTGTACTGCTATTGGTGACAACCTCTATGTGTTTGGGGGCACTGATGGGATGAACCCTCTTAAGGATCTGCATATTTTAGATACTT CATCGCATACATGGATTTCTCCAACAGTGAGAGGAGAGGGACCAGATGCACGTGAGGGTCATAGTGCTGCTCTTGTTGGTAAACGTCTCTTTATATTTGGTGGCTGCGGAAAATCTTCAAATAATAATGATGAAGTGTATTTCAATGATCTTTATATATTAAATACAG AGACATATGTATGGAAACAAGCAGCAGCATCTGGCGCTCCTCCTTCTGCACGTGATAGCCATACATGCTCATCTTGGAAGAACAAAATCATTGTGATTGGTGGTGAAGATGGACATGATTATTATTTGTCTGACGTACACATCCTAGATGCAG AAACTCTTGTATGGAAGGAGCTCCACACTACAGGCCAGAAGTTGACACCTCGAGCTGGTCATTCTACTGTTGCTTTTGgcaagaatttatttgtttttggGGGATTTACAGATGCTCAAAATCTGTATGATGACCTGTATATGCTTGATGTTG ACACCGGTGTATGGACAAAGGTGATGACTACAGGAATTGGACCTTCTGCTAGATTTTCTGTGGCAGGGGACTGTTTAGATCCACAGATGGGTGGTGTACTAGTTTTCATAGGTGGTTGCAATAGGAGTCTTGAGGCACTGGATGATATGTTTTACTTGTACACAG GTAGAGAGAGTTTTCGACTGAATCAAGTGCAGCTTCATCAAGGGAAGAAGACATTTCAAGCCAAAGTTACTGAAAGCTTCCCCCATGGATATACCATTGAAACCATCATAGATGGAAAGCCTCTACGTGGAATATTATTTGCCAACAAGCCAATCACTCCCCAGACGTCTAATCATAATAATACAAG GAAAAGGGCTGGTGGGGAAATTGGCACTGGTATGTTGAATGGTGATCACAACAACAAAGCAAAAGTCTCTAGAATCCTCAAGCAGGATACAGTTGATCACATACAACCAGAAAATGCTCATGGGAAGGAGACTGCATCACATGAACCCAAGACAGAAGCTGCTGTTGCGCCTGGTTTAAAGAACCTTGCATCTTCTGATGTTTCTCAGCTCCATGAG GTCCCTGCAAACCCAGAACCATCTGTAGCTCCTCTGAATTTAAATGATGATATGATAACTGATGCACCAAATTCTGATACTGAATTTCCAAACACAGCCAAGGACTCTGTCTCTATCACTTTGTCCCTAAATCAAG ATGGCAGAACACCAACCGTCGAAGAAGTAGATGGTGATCCAGGGAAAATTAATTTCATTGGTGAACAATGA
- the LOC110653912 gene encoding uncharacterized protein LOC110653912 isoform X1, which translates to MRWERLQLQQTHQEQGARPQESNGPGKRWGHTCNSIKGGRFFYVFGGYGKDNCQTNQVHVFDTAMQTWSQPEIKGTPPTPRDSHSCTAIGDNLYVFGGTDGMNPLKDLHILDTSSHTWISPTVRGEGPDAREGHSAALVGKRLFIFGGCGKSSNNNDEVYFNDLYILNTETYVWKQAAASGAPPSARDSHTCSSWKNKIIVIGGEDGHDYYLSDVHILDAETLVWKELHTTGQKLTPRAGHSTVAFGKNLFVFGGFTDAQNLYDDLYMLDVDTGVWTKVMTTGIGPSARFSVAGDCLDPQMGGVLVFIGGCNRSLEALDDMFYLYTGLTSMQDERRVEKLSLRKQLKLRCQEQNINSPVHDKAMLRIDTSTDFHHTVPTYAQPSRESFRLNQVQLHQGKKTFQAKVTESFPHGYTIETIIDGKPLRGILFANKPITPQTSNHNNTRKRAGGEIGTGMLNGDHNNKAKVSRILKQDTVDHIQPENAHGKETASHEPKTEAAVAPGLKNLASSDVSQLHEVPANPEPSVAPLNLNDDMITDAPNSDTEFPNTAKDSVSITLSLNQDGRTPTVEEVDGDPGKINFIGEQ; encoded by the exons ATGAGGTGGGAAAGGCTCCAGCTGCAACAAACCCACCAAGAACAAGGAGCTCGACCACAGGAGAGTAATGGGCCAGGGAAGAGGTGGGGGCATACCTGCAATTCCATTAAAGGAGGGAGGTTTTTTTATGTTTTCGGTGGATATGGTAAAGATAACTGCCAGACCAACCAAGTTCATGTCTTTGACACTG CCATGCAGACTTGGAGCCAACCAGAGATAAAAGGCACACCGCCCACTCCAAGGGACAGCCACAGTTGTACTGCTATTGGTGACAACCTCTATGTGTTTGGGGGCACTGATGGGATGAACCCTCTTAAGGATCTGCATATTTTAGATACTT CATCGCATACATGGATTTCTCCAACAGTGAGAGGAGAGGGACCAGATGCACGTGAGGGTCATAGTGCTGCTCTTGTTGGTAAACGTCTCTTTATATTTGGTGGCTGCGGAAAATCTTCAAATAATAATGATGAAGTGTATTTCAATGATCTTTATATATTAAATACAG AGACATATGTATGGAAACAAGCAGCAGCATCTGGCGCTCCTCCTTCTGCACGTGATAGCCATACATGCTCATCTTGGAAGAACAAAATCATTGTGATTGGTGGTGAAGATGGACATGATTATTATTTGTCTGACGTACACATCCTAGATGCAG AAACTCTTGTATGGAAGGAGCTCCACACTACAGGCCAGAAGTTGACACCTCGAGCTGGTCATTCTACTGTTGCTTTTGgcaagaatttatttgtttttggGGGATTTACAGATGCTCAAAATCTGTATGATGACCTGTATATGCTTGATGTTG ACACCGGTGTATGGACAAAGGTGATGACTACAGGAATTGGACCTTCTGCTAGATTTTCTGTGGCAGGGGACTGTTTAGATCCACAGATGGGTGGTGTACTAGTTTTCATAGGTGGTTGCAATAGGAGTCTTGAGGCACTGGATGATATGTTTTACTTGTACACAG GACTTACAAGCATGCAAGATGAACGGCGGGTAGAAAAATTGTCCTTGAGGAAGCAATTGAAGTTGAGATGCCAAGAACAAAATATTAACTCTCCTGTACATGATAAAGCTATGCTTAGAATTGATACAAGTACTGACTTCCACCACACTGTGCCAACTTATGCCCAACCAA GTAGAGAGAGTTTTCGACTGAATCAAGTGCAGCTTCATCAAGGGAAGAAGACATTTCAAGCCAAAGTTACTGAAAGCTTCCCCCATGGATATACCATTGAAACCATCATAGATGGAAAGCCTCTACGTGGAATATTATTTGCCAACAAGCCAATCACTCCCCAGACGTCTAATCATAATAATACAAG GAAAAGGGCTGGTGGGGAAATTGGCACTGGTATGTTGAATGGTGATCACAACAACAAAGCAAAAGTCTCTAGAATCCTCAAGCAGGATACAGTTGATCACATACAACCAGAAAATGCTCATGGGAAGGAGACTGCATCACATGAACCCAAGACAGAAGCTGCTGTTGCGCCTGGTTTAAAGAACCTTGCATCTTCTGATGTTTCTCAGCTCCATGAG GTCCCTGCAAACCCAGAACCATCTGTAGCTCCTCTGAATTTAAATGATGATATGATAACTGATGCACCAAATTCTGATACTGAATTTCCAAACACAGCCAAGGACTCTGTCTCTATCACTTTGTCCCTAAATCAAG ATGGCAGAACACCAACCGTCGAAGAAGTAGATGGTGATCCAGGGAAAATTAATTTCATTGGTGAACAATGA
- the LOC110653910 gene encoding RHOMBOID-like protein 12, mitochondrial isoform X1 yields the protein MQRLISLKLASSKFSKKLAISTNSSPSLSHPYYNAFTFLAKPTHHSYQQQNYIFGFSQLSRTHSSHSCQYHHTLSPKVHGFLSNPLLSKKFMSNLSNTHFKFSSKGLADYKFGIFSARFARGYSGFNQGFGSYGRSRGSWFYQISANDMVLGLILANVGVFMLWRIADKKFMVNNFMISLDNFKSGRVHTLITSAFSHIDTEHILSNMIGLYFFGMNIGRTFGPEYLLKLYLAGAIGGSLFYLGHHAFMALSTKGQGMWVTDPSRTPGLGASGAVNAIMLLDIFLNPRSTLYLDFIIPVPAILLGIFLMGKDVLRILEGNSNISGSAHLGGAAVAAIAYARIRKGRF from the exons ATGCAGAGACTCATCTCTCTCAAGCTTGCTTCATCAAAATTCTCTAAAAAGCTCGCCATCAGCACAAATTCTTCACCTTCACTTTCTCATCCTTATTACAATGCCTTCACTTTTCTTGCCAAACCAACCCACCATAGCTACCAGCAACAAAATTACATCTTCGGCTTTTCTCAATTGAGCCGAACCCACAGCTCCCATTCATGCCAATATCATCATACTCTTTCTCCGAAAGTTCATGGCTTTCTGTCAAACCCATTGCTTTCAAAGAAATTTATGTCAAATTTATCAAATacccatttcaagttctcaagcaAAGGGCTTGCTGATTACAAATTTGGCATTTTCAGTGCACGGTTTGCCAGAGGATATTCTGGGTTCAATCAAGGTTTTGGTTCATATGGGCGTAGCAG GGGATCATGGTTCTATCAGATATCAGCTAATGACATGGTTTTAGGTTTGATCTTAGCCAATGTTGGTGTCTTTATGTTATGGCGAATTGCTGATAAAAAATTTATGGTGAACAACTTTATG ATTTCATTGGACAATTTCAAAAGTGGACGTGTTCATACGTTGATTACTTCTGCATTCAGTCATATTGATACTGAACACATCCTATCCAACATGATTGGACTTTACTTCTTTGGGATGAAT ATTGGAAGAACTTTTGGACCTGAGTACTTGTTAAAGTTGTATCTAGCTGGGGCAATTGGCGGTTCACTGTTCTACTTGGGACACCATGCCTTTATGGCCTTATCAACAAAG GGACAAGGAATGTGGGTGACGGACCCTTCAAGAACTCCAGGATTG GGGGCTAGTGGGGCTGTCAATGCTATAATGCTGCTGGATATATTCTTGAATCCAAGATCCACTCTTTACTTGGATTTTATCATACCAGTTCCTGCCATCTTACTG GGAATCTTTTTAATGGGGAAAGATGTATTGAGGATATTAGAG GGAAATAGTAATATTTCAGGTTCAGCACATTTGGGGGGTGCTGCAGTTGCAGCTATAGCATATGCTCGAATTAGGAAGGGACGTTTCTGA
- the LOC110653912 gene encoding uncharacterized protein LOC110653912 isoform X3 yields the protein MRWERLQLQQTHQEQGARPQESNGPGKRWGHTCNSIKGGRFFYVFGGYGKDNCQTNQVHVFDTAMQTWSQPEIKGTPPTPRDSHSCTAIGDNLYVFGGTDGMNPLKDLHILDTSSHTWISPTVRGEGPDAREGHSAALVETYVWKQAAASGAPPSARDSHTCSSWKNKIIVIGGEDGHDYYLSDVHILDAETLVWKELHTTGQKLTPRAGHSTVAFGKNLFVFGGFTDAQNLYDDLYMLDVDTGVWTKVMTTGIGPSARFSVAGDCLDPQMGGVLVFIGGCNRSLEALDDMFYLYTGLTSMQDERRVEKLSLRKQLKLRCQEQNINSPVHDKAMLRIDTSTDFHHTVPTYAQPSRESFRLNQVQLHQGKKTFQAKVTESFPHGYTIETIIDGKPLRGILFANKPITPQTSNHNNTRKRAGGEIGTGMLNGDHNNKAKVSRILKQDTVDHIQPENAHGKETASHEPKTEAAVAPGLKNLASSDVSQLHEVPANPEPSVAPLNLNDDMITDAPNSDTEFPNTAKDSVSITLSLNQDGRTPTVEEVDGDPGKINFIGEQ from the exons ATGAGGTGGGAAAGGCTCCAGCTGCAACAAACCCACCAAGAACAAGGAGCTCGACCACAGGAGAGTAATGGGCCAGGGAAGAGGTGGGGGCATACCTGCAATTCCATTAAAGGAGGGAGGTTTTTTTATGTTTTCGGTGGATATGGTAAAGATAACTGCCAGACCAACCAAGTTCATGTCTTTGACACTG CCATGCAGACTTGGAGCCAACCAGAGATAAAAGGCACACCGCCCACTCCAAGGGACAGCCACAGTTGTACTGCTATTGGTGACAACCTCTATGTGTTTGGGGGCACTGATGGGATGAACCCTCTTAAGGATCTGCATATTTTAGATACTT CATCGCATACATGGATTTCTCCAACAGTGAGAGGAGAGGGACCAGATGCACGTGAGGGTCATAGTGCTGCTCTTGTTG AGACATATGTATGGAAACAAGCAGCAGCATCTGGCGCTCCTCCTTCTGCACGTGATAGCCATACATGCTCATCTTGGAAGAACAAAATCATTGTGATTGGTGGTGAAGATGGACATGATTATTATTTGTCTGACGTACACATCCTAGATGCAG AAACTCTTGTATGGAAGGAGCTCCACACTACAGGCCAGAAGTTGACACCTCGAGCTGGTCATTCTACTGTTGCTTTTGgcaagaatttatttgtttttggGGGATTTACAGATGCTCAAAATCTGTATGATGACCTGTATATGCTTGATGTTG ACACCGGTGTATGGACAAAGGTGATGACTACAGGAATTGGACCTTCTGCTAGATTTTCTGTGGCAGGGGACTGTTTAGATCCACAGATGGGTGGTGTACTAGTTTTCATAGGTGGTTGCAATAGGAGTCTTGAGGCACTGGATGATATGTTTTACTTGTACACAG GACTTACAAGCATGCAAGATGAACGGCGGGTAGAAAAATTGTCCTTGAGGAAGCAATTGAAGTTGAGATGCCAAGAACAAAATATTAACTCTCCTGTACATGATAAAGCTATGCTTAGAATTGATACAAGTACTGACTTCCACCACACTGTGCCAACTTATGCCCAACCAA GTAGAGAGAGTTTTCGACTGAATCAAGTGCAGCTTCATCAAGGGAAGAAGACATTTCAAGCCAAAGTTACTGAAAGCTTCCCCCATGGATATACCATTGAAACCATCATAGATGGAAAGCCTCTACGTGGAATATTATTTGCCAACAAGCCAATCACTCCCCAGACGTCTAATCATAATAATACAAG GAAAAGGGCTGGTGGGGAAATTGGCACTGGTATGTTGAATGGTGATCACAACAACAAAGCAAAAGTCTCTAGAATCCTCAAGCAGGATACAGTTGATCACATACAACCAGAAAATGCTCATGGGAAGGAGACTGCATCACATGAACCCAAGACAGAAGCTGCTGTTGCGCCTGGTTTAAAGAACCTTGCATCTTCTGATGTTTCTCAGCTCCATGAG GTCCCTGCAAACCCAGAACCATCTGTAGCTCCTCTGAATTTAAATGATGATATGATAACTGATGCACCAAATTCTGATACTGAATTTCCAAACACAGCCAAGGACTCTGTCTCTATCACTTTGTCCCTAAATCAAG ATGGCAGAACACCAACCGTCGAAGAAGTAGATGGTGATCCAGGGAAAATTAATTTCATTGGTGAACAATGA
- the LOC110653910 gene encoding RHOMBOID-like protein 12, mitochondrial isoform X2, with protein sequence MQRLISLKLASSKFSKKLAISTNSSPSLSHPYYNAFTFLAKPTHHSYQQQNYIFGFSQLSRTHSSHSCQYHHTLSPKVHGFLSNPLLSKKFMSNLSNTHFKFSSKGLADYKFGIFSARFARGYSGFNQGFGSYGRSRGSWFYQISANDMVLGLILANVGVFMLWRIADKKFMVNNFMISLDNFKSGRVHTLITSAFSHIDTEHILSNMIGLYFFGMNGQGMWVTDPSRTPGLGASGAVNAIMLLDIFLNPRSTLYLDFIIPVPAILLGIFLMGKDVLRILEGNSNISGSAHLGGAAVAAIAYARIRKGRF encoded by the exons ATGCAGAGACTCATCTCTCTCAAGCTTGCTTCATCAAAATTCTCTAAAAAGCTCGCCATCAGCACAAATTCTTCACCTTCACTTTCTCATCCTTATTACAATGCCTTCACTTTTCTTGCCAAACCAACCCACCATAGCTACCAGCAACAAAATTACATCTTCGGCTTTTCTCAATTGAGCCGAACCCACAGCTCCCATTCATGCCAATATCATCATACTCTTTCTCCGAAAGTTCATGGCTTTCTGTCAAACCCATTGCTTTCAAAGAAATTTATGTCAAATTTATCAAATacccatttcaagttctcaagcaAAGGGCTTGCTGATTACAAATTTGGCATTTTCAGTGCACGGTTTGCCAGAGGATATTCTGGGTTCAATCAAGGTTTTGGTTCATATGGGCGTAGCAG GGGATCATGGTTCTATCAGATATCAGCTAATGACATGGTTTTAGGTTTGATCTTAGCCAATGTTGGTGTCTTTATGTTATGGCGAATTGCTGATAAAAAATTTATGGTGAACAACTTTATG ATTTCATTGGACAATTTCAAAAGTGGACGTGTTCATACGTTGATTACTTCTGCATTCAGTCATATTGATACTGAACACATCCTATCCAACATGATTGGACTTTACTTCTTTGGGATGAAT GGACAAGGAATGTGGGTGACGGACCCTTCAAGAACTCCAGGATTG GGGGCTAGTGGGGCTGTCAATGCTATAATGCTGCTGGATATATTCTTGAATCCAAGATCCACTCTTTACTTGGATTTTATCATACCAGTTCCTGCCATCTTACTG GGAATCTTTTTAATGGGGAAAGATGTATTGAGGATATTAGAG GGAAATAGTAATATTTCAGGTTCAGCACATTTGGGGGGTGCTGCAGTTGCAGCTATAGCATATGCTCGAATTAGGAAGGGACGTTTCTGA
- the LOC110653911 gene encoding uncharacterized protein LOC110653911, translated as MDVAVWRRSWFNGVSADDMVLSLIFVNAAVFMLWKIADIQFMVNNFTSDSSLIQSPYHPNYRDVPGQTPLHNFISGSVHTLITSGFSHFHDTHFVSNMIGLYIFGMNDQDIRYENLDDGSVSKLVVGTSNIEDAKITAINCFFNQFLKPVCVCAVSSFSFYFPTGQIGRTSGPEYLFKLYLARAIGSSLFYLVHKAFMVLLTKVQLLSNNHSVVLL; from the exons ATGGACGTAGCTG TTTGGAGGAGATCATGGTTCAATGGGGTATCAGCTGATGACATGGTTTTAAGCTTGATATTTGTCAATGCAGCTGTCTTTATGCTATGGAAGATTGCTGACATACAATTTATGGTGAACAACTTTACG tctgacAGTAGTTTAATTCAATCCCCATATCACCCTAATTATCGTGATGTGCCTGGGCAGACTCCATTGCACAATTTCATAAGTGGAAGTGTTCACACGCTGATTACTTCTGGATTCAGTCATTTTCATGATACGCACTTTGTATCCAACATGATTGGACTTTACATCTTTGGGATGAAT GATCAAGATATACGTTATGAGAATTTAGATGATGGATCTGTTTCAAAACTGGTTGTTGGGACTTCGAATATAGAGGATGCAAAGATAACTGCAATTAAT TGTTTCTTCAATCAGTTCCTAAAACCTGTCTGTGTCTGTGCTGTGTCTTCTTTCTCCTTTTATTTTCCCACTGGTCAGATCGGAAGAACTTCTGGTCCTGAGTACTTGTTTAAATTGTATCTCGCTAGGGCAATTGGCAGTTCACTGTTCTACCTGGTACACAAAGCCTTTATGGTCTTATTAACGAAGGTACAACTGCTATCCAACAATCATTCTGTTGTGCTCTTATGA
- the LOC110653878 gene encoding RHOMBOID-like protein 12, mitochondrial codes for MQRLVSLKHKLVSSNSSKKLAVNTSSSLSLSHPCYNAFTSLAKTTHHGYQQQNYIFGFSKLNPTHHFHSRQTHHTLSQKVHGFLSNPLISKQLMSNLSNTHFKFSSKGRAEYKFGIFTARFARGYSEFNQGSGSYGRNRRLWFNRVSADNMVFGLVCANVAVFMLWQIVDKNFMVNNFMVSLENFISGRVHTLITSAFSHVDARHIVSNMIVLYFFGTKIGRTFGSEYLLKLYLAGAVGGSLFHLVYHAFIALSSTKGQGMSVKDPSGTPGLGASGAINAIMLLDIFLNPRSTIYLDFIIPVPAVLLGIFLIGKDVLKILEGNSNISVSAHLGGVTVAAIAYARIKKGRF; via the exons atgcagaGGCTCGTCTCTCTCAAACACAAACTTGTCTCATCAAATTCCTCCAAGAAACTCGCCGTCAATACAAGTTCTTCACTTTCACTTTCTCATCCTTGCTACAATGCATTCACTTCTCTTGCCAAAACAACCCACCATGGCTACCAGCAACAAAATTACATCTTTGGCTTTTCTAAGTTAAACCCAACCCACCATTTCCATTCACGTCAAACCCATCATACTCTTTCACAGAAAGTTCATGGCTTTCTGTCAAACCCATTGATATCAAAGCAGCTTATGTCAAATTTATCAAATacccatttcaagttctcaagcaAAGGGCGAGCTGAATACAAATTTGGCATCTTTACTGCTCGGTTTGCAAGAGGATATTCAGAGTTCAATCAAGGTTCTGGTTCATATGGACGTAACCG GAGATTATGGTTCAATCGGGTATCAGCTGATAACATGGTTTTTGGCTTGGTCTGTGCCAATGTTGCTGTCTTTATGCTATGGCAGATTGTTGATAAAAACTTTATGGTGAATAACTTTATG GTTTCATTGGAAAATTTCATAAGTGGACGTGTTCACACGCTGATTACTTCTGCATTCAGTCATGTTGATGCTAGGCACATCGTATCCAACATGATTGTACTTTACTTCTTTGGGACGAAA ATTGGAAGAACTTTTGGATCAGAGTACTTGTTAAAGTTGTACCTTGCTGGGGCAGTTGGCGGTTCACTGTTTCACTTGGTATACCATGCCTTCATAGCCTTATCATCAACAAAG GGACAAGGAATGTCGGTGAAGGACCCTTCAGGAACTCCAGGACTG GGAGCCAGTGGGGCCATCAATGCTATAATGCTGCTGGATATATTCTTGAATCCAAGATCCACTATTTACTTGGATTTTATTATACCAGTTCCTGCTGTCTTATTG GGTATCTTTTTAATTGGGAAAGATGTATTGAAGATATTGGAG GGAAATAGCAATATTTCAGTTTCAGCACACTTGGGGGGCGTTACAGTTGCGGCTATAGCCTATGCTCGGATTAAGAAGGGACGTTTTTGA